A single Vulpes lagopus strain Blue_001 chromosome 3, ASM1834538v1, whole genome shotgun sequence DNA region contains:
- the LOC121488258 gene encoding protoheme IX farnesyltransferase, mitochondrial-like: MAASPHTLSSRLLTGWVGGCAWYLERRAVQEAPHTFMHLFRSINKRWITFQHFTFLKRMYVTQLNRSLNQQVKRKPEPVALPFLEKTSLGQAKAEICEMRPLPPPSLPLSRKPNEKELIELESASIIEDSLDAGKETKDEKHWKEMKLHLDDLPGILARLSKIKLTALVVSTTSAGFALAPGPFDWPCFLLTSLGTGLASCAANSINQFFEVPFDSNMNRTKNRPLVRGQISPLLAVSFATCCAVPGVALLTWGVNPLTGALGVFNIFLYTCCYTPLKRISIANTWVGAVVGAVPPVMGWTAATGSLDAGGFLLGGIPYSWQFPHFNALSWGLREDYSRGGYCMMSVTHPALCRRVALRHCLALIGLSTAAPVLDVTTWTFPVISLPINLYITYLGFRFYTDADRKSSRKLFFCSLWHLPLLLLLMLTCKQPPGARGAGAEPQS, translated from the coding sequence ATGGCCGCGTCCCCGCACACTCTTTCCTCACGCCTCCTGACAGGTTGGGTAGGAGGATGTGCCTGGTATCTAGAGAGAAGAGCTGTGCAGGAGGCCCCTCACACGTTCATGCATCTTTTCAGGAGCATCAACAAGCGGTGGATTACATTTCAGCACTTTACCTTCCTCAAGCGCATGTATGTCACACAACTGAACAGAAGCCTCAACCAGCAAGTGAAACGGAAGCCAGAACCTGTGGCATTGCCTTTCCTTGAGAAAACGTCTCTGGGTCAGGCCAAAGCAGAAATCTGTGAAATGAGACCTCTTCCACCTCCCAGCCTACCTTTATCCAGAAAGCCAAATGAGAAAGAATTGATAGAACTGGAATCGGCTTCCATTATTGAAGACTCACTAGATGCGGGGAAAGAGACAAAGGATGAAAAGCATTGGAAAGAGATGAAGTTGCATCTGGATGATTTGCCAGGAATTTTGGCACGGCTGTCCAAAATCAAACTCACAGCTCTGGTTGTCAGCACCACTTCAGCTGGATTTGCACTGGCCCCAGGACCTTTTGACTGGCCCTGTTTCCTGCTTACTTCTCTGGGAACAGGCCTTGCATCCTGTGCTGCCAACTCCATCAATCAGTTTTTTGAGGTGCCATTTGATTCAAACATGAATAGGACAAAGAACAGACCTCTGGTTCGTGGACAGATCAGCCCGTTGCTAGCTGTGTCCTTTGCCACTTGCTGTGCTGTTCCAGGAGTTGCCCTCCTGACCTGGGGGGTGAACCCCCTCACGGGAGCCCTGGGGGTCTTCAACATTTTCCTGTACACCTGTTGCTACACCCCGTTGAAGAGGATCAGCATTGCCAACACGTGGGTGGGTGCCGTTGTCGGGGCTGTCCCACCTGTCATGGGCTGGACAGCGGCCACCGGCAGCCTTGATGCTGGAGGATTTCTGCTGGGAGGGATCCCCTACTCGTGGCAGTTCCCACATTTCAATGCCCTGAGCTGGGGCCTCCGCGAAGACTACTCGCGAGGCGGCTACTGCATGATGTCGGTCACCCACCCGGCGCTGTGCAGGCGCGTCGCCCTACGCCACTGCCTGGCCTTGATCGGACTGTCCACCGCGGCCCCCGTCCTGGATGTCACCACGTGGACCTTCCCTGTCATCTCCCTGCCCATCAACTTGTATATCACCTACCTCGGCTTTCGGTTTTACACCGACGCAGACCGCAAGAGCTCCCGGAAGCTGTTCTTCTGCAGCCTGTGGCACCTGCCCTTGCTCCTGCTGCTCATGCTCACCTGCAAGCAGCCGCCAGGtgcccgcggggccggggcggagcCCCAGAGCTGA